The genome window AAAAAAAAGAAAATGATTTCAGAAGGTGTTGACATAATTGACTTTGGTATAGGAGACCCTGACCTGCCCACACCCCAAAATATAATAGATGCGATGAAAAAGGGTATTGAAAATCCATCTTTTCATAGATACCCATTGGGAAAAGGAACCCTGCTTTTTAGAAAAGCAATCGCTGATTTTTATAAAAAAAATTATGATGTAAAACTTAATCCAGATGAAGAAATAACTGTATTGATAGGTTCCAAAGAAGGTATTGCCCATTTTCCCTGGGCATTTTTAAATCCAGGAGATATATCCCTTGTCCCGGAACCAGGATACCCTGTATATCACATCGGAACTATACTTGCAGAAGGAAAACCTTATTTCATACCACTGAAAGCAGAAAATAACTTTCTTCCGGAACTTGACAAAATACCTGAAAGTATCATTAAAAAAGCAAAGATTCTCTTCCTTAACTATCCTAATAATCCAACAGCTGCTTTTGCAGCAAAGGAATTTTTGATAGATACGATTAAATTCTGTAAAAAAAACGAACTGATACTTGTATATGATGCTGCTTATAGTGAGATATACTTTGAAAAAAAACCTGTGAGTTTTCTATCTTTACCAGGAGCAAAAGATATCGGGATAGAATTTCATTCTCTTTCAAAAACATACAATATGACCGGGTGGAGAATTGGCTGGGCTTGTGGAAATAGTAATCTTGTATCTGCACTTGCAAAAATAAAAGAAAATATTGATTCTGGAACCTTTGAGGCAATACAGTTCGCTGGAGTAGAGGCGCTTACAGGAAGTCAGAAAAGTGTCATAGAGTTAAGAAAGATATACAAAAACAGGATGAAGATACTGGTAAATGGTCTAAAAGAAACCGGTTTCGCAATCAAAATGCCAGAAGGAACTTTTTACTGCTGGTTAAATATAGAAGAGAGATCTATAGAAACTGCCTCTTTTCTTCTTGAAAAAGCAGGAATAGTGGCAACCCCAGGAGTGGGTTTTGGTCCATCAGGAGAGGGATATTTAAGATTTTCAATAACAGTCCCTGAAGAAAAGATAAAAGAAGGGATAAGGAGGGTGAAAGAAATATGGGCAAAAAAGTAGCGATTGTTCTCGGTAGCAAAAACGATATGGAGTATATTGAAGGGGCAAAGGATATTCTTACGGAATTTGGTATTCCATATGAGGTGATGGTAATGTCAGCGCATAGAACGTTAGATAAAGTAGTAGATTTTTCTCAAAAAGCAGAGGAGAATGGGTTTGGAGTCATTATCGCCTGCGCAGGGATGGCAGCACATCTTCCGGGTGTGATTGCAGCAAAGACACACCTTCCGGTTATAGGGGTCCCTCTGCCTACAAGTGAAATCAGAGGGATAGATGCGCTTTTGGCAATAGTACAGATGCCCTCAGGAGTTCCTGTAGCCACAATGGCTATTGGAAGGTCAGGTGTAAAAAATGCGGCAATACTTTCAGCACAGATACTTGCATTAGAAGATACAGACCTAAAAACAAAGTTAAAAAAATATAAAGAATCTCTTGGAAAGTAAATAAACTACCAGGTATTGTTTAAAAAATACTTTTTGATATACATTTTACAATTTTTATTGTTTTTCAATTGACGCCAGGAGGAAAAAAAATTATAATAAAACTTTTCAATTAAAATTGAAACTATTAAAAAGAAAAGGAGGTTAAAAAATGGCAGTAAGTTATAAAGAACTGGGGCTTGTCAATACAAGAGAACTATTTAAAAAAGCATTAGCAGGTGGTTATGCCATTCCTGGGTATAATTTCAATAATATGGAGCAACTACAGGCAATTATTACTGCCTGTGCTGAATGTAATTCACCTGTGATACTCCAGATTTCTAAAGGTGCAAGGCAATATGCAAACCAGACACTTTTAAGGTATATGGTTCCTGGAGCAATTGCTATGGCACGAGAAATGGGAAGTAATATACCCATTGCCTTAAATTTAGACCATGGAGATTCTTTTGAAATATGTAAAAGTTGTATTGATTACGGTTTTTCAAATGTTATGATAGATGGCTCTGCACTTCCTTATGAAGAGAATGTTGCAGTTACTAAGAAAGTAGTTGAATATGCCCATGAAAGAGATGTAACTGTTGAAGGAGAATTAGGCGTACTTGCAGGTATAGAAGAACATGTCTCTTCTGAAGTAAGTCATTATACAGACCCAGAAGTTGTTGAGGACTTTGTAACAAGAACAGGAGTAGATAGTTTAGCCATCTCCATTGGTACTTCACATGGTGCATATAAATTCAAAGTAAAACCGGGAGAATCAATCCCACCATTAAGATTTGATATTCTTGAAGAATGTGCGAGACGACTTCCTGGATTTCCTATAGTACTACATGGTGCATCTTCTGTATTGCCTGAATACATAGAAATAATTAATAAATATGGTGGAAAACTGGAAAACACAGCAGGTGTTCCAGAAGAACAAATAAAAAAAGCGGTTTCAATGAATGTCTGTAAGGTAAACATTGATTCTGATGGACGATTAGTAATGACAGCAATGATAAGAAAATATCTTGCTGAAAATCCTAAAGAATTTGACCCGAGAAAATATCTTGGTCCTGCGAGAGAAGAATTGAAAAAGATGTATATTGAAAAATGTAAACTCCTCGGCAGTGCTGGCAGAGGATAAACATAACTAAAAATGGAAAAGATAGGGGTTCTTACTACAGGGGGGGATGCTCCTGGAATGAACGCTGCTATAAGAGCAGTAGTAAGAACAGCATTAAGTTATAATCTTGAAATCGTAGGTATTGAAAAAGGGTTTAAGGGACTGTACGAAAAAAACTTTATAAAACTTACTTCAAGAAGTGTAAGTGGTATTATAAATAAAGCAGGGACTTTTCTAAAAACAATAAGATTTCCTGAGTTCAGAGAATATGAGATTAGAAAAATTTGTTATGAACATTTACAGGTTGAAGGTATTGAAGGACTTGTAGTAATAGGGGGAGATGGCTCTTCCAAAGGAGCATATTATTTATCTATGGATTTTAATTTCCCTGTTGTTCTTATCCCTGCCTCTATAGACAATGATATTTTCGGGACTGACTATACCATTGGTTTTGATACTGCAGTCAATACTGCTGTCTCTGCTATTGATAATATAAGAGATACCGCCACAAGTCATAATAGAACATTTGTAGTTGAGGTAATGGGAAAAGAAAAAGGGAATCTTGCACTTGAAGTTGCACTTGCTTGCGGCGCTGAAATAGTATTGGTACCGGAAATTAAAATACCTTATGAAAAAGTAGTTCGTCTTCTCAAGGAACAGGAAGAAAAGGGAAAAGAAAGTTCTATTATTGTCCTTGCTGAAGGAGCGGGTAAGGCAGAAGAATTAACTGCTTATTTAAAAAAAGCACTCCCTGAAAGAGAAATAAGATATTCTGTATTGGGATATATCCAGAGAGGTGGTACCCCAACATATCTTACCCGTACACTCGCTACAAGATTTGGAGTATCAGCAGTGAATCTTTTAATGCAAAAAAAATATCCGTATATGATTGGAATTAAAGGGAATGAGATAGTGTATGTTCCACTAAAAGAAATAATCTCTACGCAGAAACCCATTTCAGAAGCATATTTAGAAATAATAAACAGAATGGCAATATAGGGGGGAAATATGCGAAGTGATAACATAAAAAAAGGTCTTGAGAGAACACCACATCGTTCACTTTTAAAAGCAATAGGGTTAACTGATGAAGAAATAGAAAAACCTATAATTGCAGTTGCTAACTCTGCCAATGAAATTGTTCCAGGACATATCCATCTTAACAAAATAGCAGAATCTGTAAAAGCAGGTATAAGGATGGCAGGAGGAACTCCCGTTGAATTTTCTACTATAGGTGTATGTGATGGAATAGCAATGGGCCATACAGGGATGAAATACAGTTTGGTCTCAAGAGAAATAATCGCTGATTCTGTTGAGATTATGCTTCAGGCACATCAATTTGATGGAGTTGTAATGATTGCTAACTGCGACAAAATCATCCCAGGTATGTTGATGGCTCTTTTAAGAGTGAATATACCAGGTCTTCTCGTAAGTGGTGGTCCTATGCTTTGTGGATTTTCCCCTTCAGGAGAAACAATAGACCTCATCTCTGTTTTTGAAGGTATTGGAAGATTTGTAAAAGGAGAGATAAATGAAAAAGAATTAAAAATTATAGAAGATATAGCGTGTCCCGGTGCAGGAAGTTGTTCGGGAATGTTCACTGCAAACTCTATGAACTGTCTCGCAGAAGCAATTGGGCTTGCTCTTCCAGGAAATGGAACTATACCAGCAGTAACATCAAAAAGGATACGACTTGCTAAATATGCTGGTATGAAAGTAATGGAATTAGTAAAAAAAGATATAAAGCCAAGAGATATAACAACTCTTGATGCTTTTAAAAATGCAATTGCAGTGGATATGGCAATAGGAGCATCAACAAATACAGTACTGCATCTTCCAGCGATAGCAAAAGAAGCAGGAATTACCCTTTCTCTAAATCTCTTTGATAAAATAAGTAGAAAAATCCCTAATATATGTAAAATATCTCCTGCTTCTAAACAGCATATTCAGGACCTTGATGCAGCAGGAGGCATACCTGCTGTAATGAAAGAACTTGCTTCCAATAATCTTTTAAATACAGAACTTCTAACTGTAAGTGGTAAAACGGTAAAAGAAATTGTACAGGACGCTCAGATATTCAACAGAGACGTAATACGTAGTATTGAAAATCCATATTCATCTGAAGGCGGAATTGCAATTTTAAAAGGTACTCTTGCTCCCGAAGGAGCAGTAATTAAACAATCAGCAGTTTCAGAAAAAGCAATGAAATTTTCAGGACCAGCAATGGTCTATGATTCCGAAGAAGAGGCAATGAACGCAGTTATGAAAGGGAAGGTAAAAGAAGGTGTCCTTATTGTAAGATACGAGGGTCCCAGAGGAGGACCAGGAATGAGAGAAATGCTCTCCATTACATCTGTAATTTCAGGTAAAGGATTAGATGAAAAAGTTGCACTCCTTACTGATGGACGGTTCTCTGGTGGTTCAAGAGGACTCTGTGTAGGACATATAAGTCCTGAAGCTGCTTCTGGAGGACCTATAGGACTTGTAAAAAACGGAGATATAATTGAAATAGATATAAAAAATAGACGTCTTGAATTAAAAGTAAATAAAGAAGAATTAAAGAAACGAAAAGAAACATGGAAAGAGAAAACACAAAAACTTGAAGGTGTTCTTGCAAGATACAGAAAAAGTGTAAAATCTGCAAATACAGGAGCAATTCTTGATTAAACGGGGGAAAAATGCTTGAAAGAGAATCGGCATTAAAGGGAATTATCAGCAAAGGTGTTAGATATGTTGCAGGCAGAGAAAGAATAAATCCTGAAACGCTTGCAGAAAAAGTAGCAGAAGGCAAAGTTGTTATCTTAAAACACAGAAACACATATCTTGGAATTGGGGATTCTCTCAGAATAAAGATAAATGCTAACATAGGCACATCTCCTGATATAGTAGACATACATTCTGAAATCGAAAAATTAAAAGCTGCCTGTAAATATGGAGCTGATACTGTAATGGACCTTAGCACAGGTGGAGATATTGATAAGATAAGAAGTACTATTGTTGAAAGAAGTCCTGTCCCTATAGGAACAGTTCCTATCTACCAGGCAGCCATTGAATCCGTAGAAGAAAAAGGTGCCCTTATTAAAATGGATACTGAAAAACTTTTTGAAGTTATTGAAAGACATGCTGAAGATAAAATATCCTTTACCACACTTCACTGTGGGATTACCTTCAGAACACTTGAACGACTGAGAAAAAACCCGAGAAAAACAATGGTGGTGAGTAGAGGAGGAGCATTTCTTATAAGTTGGATGATTGCAAATGAAAAAGAGAATCCCCTCTATGAACATTTTGATAGAGTTCTCGAAATTGCCAGAAAGTACGATTTAATATTAAGTTTGGGTGATGGTATGAGACCAGGCGGTATTGTAGATGCAACTGACAGTTCTCAAATAGATGAACTCTTAACCCTCGGGGAGCTAACAAGGAGAGCATGGGACAATGGAGTTCAAGTAATTATAGAAGGACCTGGTCATATTCCACTCAATGAAATACCAGCAAATATCACCCTTCAGAAAAAGGTATGTAAAGGTGCTCCTTTTTATGTACTTGGTCCATTGGTTACGGATGTTACCCCAGGCTATGACCATATAACATCAGCGATTGGGGCAGCTGTTGCAGGGTGGTATGGTGCTGATTTTATATGCTACGTTACACCGAGTGAACATCTCGGACTTCCAGGGGTTGAAGACGTAATTGAAGGAACTATTGCAGCAAAAATTGCGGCACACAGTGCTGATATAGCAAGAGGACTAAAGGATTCTGTAGAATGGGACTGTAAAATGTCACTCGCAAGAACACAGAGAAACTGGCAGGAAGAAAGGAAACTTTCTATAGACCCTGTTAAGTTTGATAGAATTCATAGGAGATACAAAACGACAGAAAAAGATGTATGTACTATGTGTGGCAAATATTGTGCTATTAAAACAGTAGAAAAGTATCTCGGAGTGAAGATTATTACCACCTGTTAAAATGAGAAGAATCAGAGTATACGGAGAAGATATCTTAAGGAAAATGGCAGAAAAAGTTAAAAATATAGATGAACAAACTATTAAATTAATAGAAAGTATGAAAAAAACACTTCAAAAAGTACAGGGACTTGGTCTCGCTGCTCCTCAGATAGGTATTTCAAAAAGAATATTTATTGCTTTTGATAAAGAAACCAATAAAATAATAACTGCTATAAATCCTGAAATAGTATGTATTTCAGAAGAAAAGGAAATTGATATAGAAGGATGTTTAAGTTTTCCTGAAATATATTTTTCAATACCACGGGCGAAAAAGATAAAACTAAAAGCATTGAACGAGAAAGGGAAAGAATTTTTTATTGAGACAGAAGGACTCTTAGCAAGATGTTTTCAGCATGAAATAGACCATCTGAATGGAAAGTTAATTATTGATTATGTCAACATAGAAGAAAAAAAACTCTGGCAGGAAAAATTAGATAAATTGCTTAAATCAGATTAAAAGATTAAAAATATATCTTACAATAATCTTATAATCTATAAAACATTATGATACCTGATTTTTTTATCTCTTTTGATACGGAGAAGTTGCAGTTAGAAGAAGTGGATTTTCTTGTTGTAGGTGGTGGTATAGCAGGATTGATTGCTTCTCTTGAACTAAAAAATTTCAAAACACTTATTCTTTACAAAGATGGACTTTCAGAAACCTGTACTTATAATGCACAAGGTGGCATTGCTGGTGCAATAGCACCATGGGATTCTCCTGAACAACATAAGAAAGATACTCTCAATACAGGCTGTGGACTTTCAAATGAAGAAGCAGTGGATATCCTTGTCAAAGAAGGGATAAAAAGCATAAACGAAATCATCTCTTCTGGACTCACATTTGATAAAGAGGGTAATGATTATCACTTTACGAGAGAAGGTGGACATTCCTGCCGTAGGATTTTACATATAAATGGTGATGGAACTGGTAAAGCAATTGCAGAATTCTTATACAAAAAAGTATCCGTTGAAAAAAATATAAAAATTCTTCACTCTCATTTTCTTATAGACCTTATCTCTGATGAGAATAAAGTGGAAGCCGCTCTTGTATATGATGAAAAAAGGAAAAAAGTGTTTATTATTAAAGCAAAAGCATTTATACTTGCTACAGGTGGTGCAGGTAATATATTTCAGGAGACTACTAATCCTACCGTTATTACAGGTGATGGTATCGCTATTGCATATCGTTGTGGAGCAGAACTTATGGACCTTGAATTTTATCAGTTTCATCCAACAACCTTTTATCAGGCAGGAGCTCCACGCTTCCTTATATCTGAAAGTATCAGGGGTGAAGGTGGTATTCTGATAAATTCAAAAGGTGAAAGGTTTATGTCTAATTATCATCCTATGAGAGAACTTGCTCCACGTGATATAGTAACCAGAGCAATTATAGACCAGATGAAACTAACCGGTTCAAACTGTGTATATCTTGACCTGAAAAATATAAACTATAATCTTAAAAAACGTTTTCCTTCTATCTATAATTTTTGTAAAGATTATGGTATTGATATTCAAAAAAACCCCATACCTGTTAGACCCTCCGCTCATTATTTTATGGGAGGAATAAAAACAGATATATGGGGAAAAACCTCTATTGAAAACCTTTATGCCTGTGGAGAAACTGCCTGTACAGGAGTTCATGGTGCAAATCGTCTTGCGAGCAATTCATTACTTGAAGGACTTGTATTTGGTACGAGAGCAGGTAAAAGTGCCTTGGAAAGATCAAGAATTAAATCTCATACATTTAAGCGAAAATATTTATTCCCTCAAAAAGCTGATATATACATTGATAGGGAAGACCTTAAAAGGTCTATAAGAAGTTTGATGTGGCGCAATGTAGGTATTGAAAGAGAAGAAACTTCTCTCAAAAATGCAGAAGATAAAATTACTGATTGGATGAGATATGCTTTCTTAAAAGAATTTTCAGATACTACAGGATTTGAGACACTTAACATGCTCATACTCTCTATGTTAATTACTAAAGTATCTCTTTTAAGAAAAGAAAGTAGAGGGGCACATTTCAGAAAGGACTATCCAGAGCAGGATAATAAACACTGGAAAAAACATATAATCATAAGTAAAAAAGGTGTTAGATACGAAGAGGTTTAAAAATGAAACAGAAACAATTAGAAAGAGTTAAAGATACCAAACAACCAGTTGAGAAACGTATAAAAAATTTCAATGAGGTTGCACTTGGATATACAGAGGAACAGGCGATTGCTGAAGCAAGTAGATGCCTTCAATGTAAAAAAGCACCCTGTATAAAGGGCTGTCCAGTAGAAATAGATATACCGGGTTTTATAAAAAATATAAGCGAGAAGAAATTTCAGGAAGCACTTGAGATAATATACAGAACAAATCTTCTACCTGCAATATGTGGAAGGGTATGTCCGCAGGAAACACAGTGTGAAATACTCTGTACACTTGCAAAAAAAGGGCAACCAATAGCAATAGGTAAACTTGAACGATACATTGCTGATAAAGGAGAACAGAATTTTAACTGTTCTATAATTACCAGCAAGAACATCCAAAATAGAAAAGTAGCTATTATCGGCTCAGGTCCAGCAGGACTTACATGTGCTGTTGAACTCGCAAAATGTGGAGTAAAAGTAACTATATTTGAAGCACTACATACTCCGGGAGGTGTTTTGACATATGGAATCCCTGAGTTCCGATTGCCAAAAGAAATCGTTAAAAAAGAGATAGATATTGTTAAAAAATTAGGAGTGGAAATAAAAACAGATGTCATTGTAGGAAAAACAGTTACTATAGATGACCTTTTCAACAGTGGTTATGAAGCAATTTTTATTGGGACAGGTGCTGGACTTCCTTCATTTATGGGTATTCCGGGGGAAAATTTTTTACGGGTATATTCAGCAAATGAATTTCTGACAAGAGTAAATCTTATGAAGGGATATCTCTTCCCTGAATATGATACACCGGTATCTATAGGTAAAACAGTTGCTGTTATAGGTGGTGGAAATGTCGCAATGGATGCTGCAAGATCTGCCTTAAGACTAGGGGCAAAAGAAGTTATTGTCCTTTACAGAAGAACAGAAAAAGAAATGCCTGCAAGAAAAGAGGAGATTGAACATGCAATGGAGGAAGGAATAAAATTTATTTTTCTTGTTCAGCCACTTGAAATAATAGGAGATGAAAATGGATATGTGAAAGGAATAAAAGTAATCCATAATAAATTGGGAGAACCAGATGAAAGTGGCCGACGGAGTCCTATCCCTATTGAAGGCACAGAAGAAATTATAAATCTTGACTCTGTCATTGTTGCTATAGGACAGAATCCCAGTCCATTGATACCTTCAACATATAAACAAATAAAAACAGGCAAAAAAGGAAATATTATTGTAAATGAAGCAACAGGCGAAACAAACATTCCTGGTATTTTTGCCGGTGGAGATATTGCTACAGGAGCTGCTACTGTTATAAGCGCTATGGGCATGGGGAGAAAAGCAGCACAGAGTATAATAAAATATCTTGAAAATCGTGAAAAAAAATAATAAAGAATGTTGACATAGAAGTAACAATAGGGTTTAATAAAAAAAAGAGGATTCTCCTCTAAAGGAGGTTTTATGACAGGTGGAGTTTTAATAATAGGATTTGTGGTTTTTATTTTTTTAGTAAATGCTATAAAGATAGTAAATGAATATGAAAGAGGTGTTATATTTCGCCTCGGCCGGTTGATGGGTGCACGTGGACCAGGACTTTTCTTTATTATTCCCATTGTAGAAAAAATGGTAAAGGTAAGTTTAAGAACTGTAACATTTGATGTAACCCCTCAGGAAGTAATGACAAAAGATAACGTCCCCATAAAAATCAATGCTGTTGTATGGTTCAGAGTAATGGACCCTGCAAAAGCGGTTGTAACTGTAGAAAATTATCATCTTGCTACAATGCAATTAGCACAAACAACACTGAGAGGAATTGCAGGACAATTTGAATTAGACCAGATACTATCCGAAAGAAACACAGTCAATCAACAACTTCAGCAGATAATAGATGAACAGACAGACCCATGGGGTATAAAGGTCAGTATCGTTGAAATAAAGGAAGTGGAATTACCTGAAACAATGAAACGTTCTATGGCAAGACAGGCAGAGGTTGAAAGAGATAGACGCGCAAGGATTATCAATGCAGAAGGGGAATATCAGGCATCTCAAAAACTTATGGAAGCGGCAAAAGTTCTCGCTTCTGAACCGATAGCCATACAGTTAAGATTTATGCAGACAGCAAGCGAAATTGCTGCAGAGAAAAACTCAACTATAATTTTCCCTCTTCCTGTAGAACTGTTGAAATTCTTTGAAAGCAATAAAAAATAACCGGATTATTATGACTGACTTTAAAACTATTGGTATTGTGGGACTTGGTCTAATTGGGGGTTCTTTAGCACTGGAGATAAAAAAAAGAAAAATTGCGGAAAAAGTTATTGGATTCAGTAGAAAATACTCAACTCTTGAAAAGGCAAAAGTAGATGGATTAATAGATGAGTATTTTGTGGATTTTGAGGAAGGAATAAAAAATGTTGACTTCCTGATAATATCCACACCAATAAATGTCATTAAGGACTACTTCTTAAAAATAAAAAGAATTAATCCTGACATTCTGATTACAGATGTTGCAAGTGTAAAAAACAAGATAGTAAAAGATGCCCTTGAAATTTTAGGTAAAAACTCAAATTTTGTTGGTTCTCATCCCATCGCTGGTTCTGATAGAAGTGGAATATCTGCTGTACAGGAAAATTTATTTGAAAATAAATTTGTTATTATAACTCCTTCAGATTATACAAAAGAAGAAAATATTTTAAGGGTTAAAAAATTCTGGACTGCTGTTGGTTCACAAACAATAATACTTTCTCCAGAAGAACATGACAGATTACTTGCACTGACAAGTCATCTACCTCATTTTTTAGTTTACCTTTTACTATCACTTATGTATGAGCAAAACATAGATGCTCTTTTACCCGGTATAGGAACAGGATTTTTAGATACTACACGAATTGGAAAGAGTTCTCCAGAACTATGGGCGGAGATATTTATTGCTAATAAAGAAAATATTTTAAACTATATCTCTATATTTGAGAATAACTTATCTGAAATGGTAGATATTCTAAAAAAAGACGATATACAAAAACTGACAGAGAAACTTTTAAGTTTTAAAAAAGTTAGGGATGAATTGGATGGAAAGAGACAAAATATTCAGAGGAATTAAAAAGATAGTTATAAAAATAGGAACAAATGTCTTAACCTCATCAAATAACCGTCTTGATTTATCTATCATTGAACACCTTGTTGAGCAGATATGCTATCTTATAAAAAATAAGAAAGTGAAGGTAATAATCGTAACATCCGGTGCAATAGGAGCAGGTATGCAGATTCTCGGATGGAGAAAAAGGCCAAAAGAGATTTCTAAACTTCAGGCAGCTGCAAGCGTAGGACAGAGTAGGTTAATGAGGATATACGACAGATTATTCAGGGAAGAGGGAATAAATGTAGGGCAGATTTTACTTACGCGGGATGTCTTTACTGTACCTGTGAGAAAAAACAATGCCAGGGAAACAATACAAAACCTACTCAAACTGAACGCTGTTCCCATTATCAACGAGAATGATAGTGTGGCTGTTGATGAAATAAAAGTTGGAGATAATGATATCCTTTCTGCATATGTCGCTGACCTTATATCAGCAGATATGCTCATGATAATAACCGATGTTGATGGTTTAAGCTCTTTTGACCCAAAAGAAAAATCCAACAGTAAAGTTATAGATCTGATTACTAACATTTCTATGGCAGAAAAATTAGTAAAAAACAGCAACCCATCAGGATATGGAACAGGAGGGATGAAAAGTAAAGTTACAGCGGCAAAGTATGTTACAGAAAAAGGCATTTACTGTATTATATTAAATGGAAAGAAGTTGTGGAGTATAAAAAAGGCATTCAAAGGAGAAAAAATAGGGACGTTTTTTATTGCTAGACGTAATTAATAAAAAATGGAAAGGGTAAATATGGGATGGAAAGAAGAGACGCTTGAAAAAGTAAAAAAAGCTAAATATTCCTCATTTAATGCATTAAACTATACATCTGCACAAAAAAATAAGTTTCTTGATACATTATCTATAAACATTTCCAGGAATCAGAAAAAGATACTATCTGCCAATAGTAAAGATGTAGAAAACGCTTTAAAAAATAAATATTCTTCCGCTTTTATTGACCGACTTACCCTGACGGAAGAAAGAATCTCTAAAATTCTTAAAGGAATAGAAGTAGTTAGAAATCTACCAGACCCTGTAGGAGAAAAAATATCTAAAACAACAAGACCAAATGGATTGAAAATAGAAAAGATAAGAACACCTATAGGAGTTATAGGAATTATATATGAATCAAGACCGGATGTTACTATTGAAGCAGGTATATTATGTTTGAAATCAGGAAACTGCGTTATTTTAAAAGGTGGAAAGGAAGCAAGATATTCTAATAAAATTTTAGTATCATTAATGAAAAAAAGTTTAATAGAAACAGGTCTTTCCGAAGATATGGTTCATCTTATAAGTACAGGTGGAAGAAGAGCAGTAAAATTGCTGCTCTCTCTTAATAAATATATTGATTTAATTATCCCGAGAGGTGGAGAATCTCTTATTAGGACTGTTGTTGAAGAAAGTACTATACCTGTAATCAAACATTATAAAGGTGTATGTCATATCTATGT of bacterium contains these proteins:
- the nadB gene encoding L-aspartate oxidase yields the protein MIPDFFISFDTEKLQLEEVDFLVVGGGIAGLIASLELKNFKTLILYKDGLSETCTYNAQGGIAGAIAPWDSPEQHKKDTLNTGCGLSNEEAVDILVKEGIKSINEIISSGLTFDKEGNDYHFTREGGHSCRRILHINGDGTGKAIAEFLYKKVSVEKNIKILHSHFLIDLISDENKVEAALVYDEKRKKVFIIKAKAFILATGGAGNIFQETTNPTVITGDGIAIAYRCGAELMDLEFYQFHPTTFYQAGAPRFLISESIRGEGGILINSKGERFMSNYHPMRELAPRDIVTRAIIDQMKLTGSNCVYLDLKNINYNLKKRFPSIYNFCKDYGIDIQKNPIPVRPSAHYFMGGIKTDIWGKTSIENLYACGETACTGVHGANRLASNSLLEGLVFGTRAGKSALERSRIKSHTFKRKYLFPQKADIYIDREDLKRSIRSLMWRNVGIEREETSLKNAEDKITDWMRYAFLKEFSDTTGFETLNMLILSMLITKVSLLRKESRGAHFRKDYPEQDNKHWKKHIIISKKGVRYEEV
- the gltA gene encoding NADPH-dependent glutamate synthase, which encodes MKQKQLERVKDTKQPVEKRIKNFNEVALGYTEEQAIAEASRCLQCKKAPCIKGCPVEIDIPGFIKNISEKKFQEALEIIYRTNLLPAICGRVCPQETQCEILCTLAKKGQPIAIGKLERYIADKGEQNFNCSIITSKNIQNRKVAIIGSGPAGLTCAVELAKCGVKVTIFEALHTPGGVLTYGIPEFRLPKEIVKKEIDIVKKLGVEIKTDVIVGKTVTIDDLFNSGYEAIFIGTGAGLPSFMGIPGENFLRVYSANEFLTRVNLMKGYLFPEYDTPVSIGKTVAVIGGGNVAMDAARSALRLGAKEVIVLYRRTEKEMPARKEEIEHAMEEGIKFIFLVQPLEIIGDENGYVKGIKVIHNKLGEPDESGRRSPIPIEGTEEIINLDSVIVAIGQNPSPLIPSTYKQIKTGKKGNIIVNEATGETNIPGIFAGGDIATGAATVISAMGMGRKAAQSIIKYLENREKK
- a CDS encoding slipin family protein, whose protein sequence is MTGGVLIIGFVVFIFLVNAIKIVNEYERGVIFRLGRLMGARGPGLFFIIPIVEKMVKVSLRTVTFDVTPQEVMTKDNVPIKINAVVWFRVMDPAKAVVTVENYHLATMQLAQTTLRGIAGQFELDQILSERNTVNQQLQQIIDEQTDPWGIKVSIVEIKEVELPETMKRSMARQAEVERDRRARIINAEGEYQASQKLMEAAKVLASEPIAIQLRFMQTASEIAAEKNSTIIFPLPVELLKFFESNKK
- a CDS encoding prephenate dehydrogenase, which translates into the protein MKAIKNNRIIMTDFKTIGIVGLGLIGGSLALEIKKRKIAEKVIGFSRKYSTLEKAKVDGLIDEYFVDFEEGIKNVDFLIISTPINVIKDYFLKIKRINPDILITDVASVKNKIVKDALEILGKNSNFVGSHPIAGSDRSGISAVQENLFENKFVIITPSDYTKEENILRVKKFWTAVGSQTIILSPEEHDRLLALTSHLPHFLVYLLLSLMYEQNIDALLPGIGTGFLDTTRIGKSSPELWAEIFIANKENILNYISIFENNLSEMVDILKKDDIQKLTEKLLSFKKVRDELDGKRQNIQRN
- the proB gene encoding glutamate 5-kinase; the encoded protein is MERDKIFRGIKKIVIKIGTNVLTSSNNRLDLSIIEHLVEQICYLIKNKKVKVIIVTSGAIGAGMQILGWRKRPKEISKLQAAASVGQSRLMRIYDRLFREEGINVGQILLTRDVFTVPVRKNNARETIQNLLKLNAVPIINENDSVAVDEIKVGDNDILSAYVADLISADMLMIITDVDGLSSFDPKEKSNSKVIDLITNISMAEKLVKNSNPSGYGTGGMKSKVTAAKYVTEKGIYCIILNGKKLWSIKKAFKGEKIGTFFIARRN
- a CDS encoding glutamate-5-semialdehyde dehydrogenase; this encodes MGWKEETLEKVKKAKYSSFNALNYTSAQKNKFLDTLSINISRNQKKILSANSKDVENALKNKYSSAFIDRLTLTEERISKILKGIEVVRNLPDPVGEKISKTTRPNGLKIEKIRTPIGVIGIIYESRPDVTIEAGILCLKSGNCVILKGGKEARYSNKILVSLMKKSLIETGLSEDMVHLISTGGRRAVKLLLSLNKYIDLIIPRGGESLIRTVVEESTIPVIKHYKGVCHIYVDKDVEINMALKVCYNAKVQRPATCNAMETLLVHKDIAPSFLPLMAKMFSEAKVEMRGCEKTLEILPDIRKATEEDWSTEYLDLIISIKIVESLDEAINHINTYGTMHSEAIITNNKAAVDKFFKEVDAAALFHNASTRFTDGGEFGMGAEIGISTDKIHARGPMGLVELTTYKYLIYGNGQIRQ